The nucleotide sequence AACAGGAAAAACAAATGAACAATTATTTCCCCTTTTTATTTGCAATAAAGACGGTAAATCTTTTTATATCATTCCGGTTAGAGGAAAAGGACTATGGGGGCCTATATGGGGGTTTATTTCACTAGAAAGCGATATGAATACGGTTTACGGTGCTAGTTTTGGTCACAAAAGTGAAACACCAGGACTAGGTGCCGAGATTGAAACTGAAAAATTTCAGCATCAGTTTGTTGGTAAAAAAATATTTGATGAAACAGGAAATTTTGTTTCAGTAACTGCTATTAAAGGTGGAGCACAACCGAATAATATGCATGGTGTAGATGCCATTTCGGGAGCTACCATTACCAGCAAAGGAGTTACGGAAATGTTTAAAAGAACACTTAACAACTACATACCCTATTTCAAGAAACAAAAAACAATAGCATTTACAAACTAAAATAACAGGATATGAGCAAAGAAACCATCGCAGTTCCTGCAAAAACTAAAAAAGTAAAAGAACCTTTGTTTTCGCAAAAAAACAAAAGACTTTTATACGACCCATTGAATGACAATAATCCCATAACGGTCCAAGTATTGGGGATTTGCTCTGCATTGGCAGTTACAGTAAAAATGAAGCCGTCGATTGTAATGGCACTAGCAGTAATAGTAGTTTGTGCTTTTTCAAATGTTATAATTTCTATTATCAGAAACATAATTCCAAACCGTATCCGAATTATTGTCCAACTTACTGTTGTTGCTGCCATGGTAATTTTAGTAGATCAATTTTTAAAGGCTTTTGTATTCGATGTCAGTAAGCAACTGTCTGTTTTTGTTGGATTAATCATCACTAACTGTATTATCATGGGACGCTTAGAAGCTTTTGCCATGTCAAACAAACCTTGGCCTGCTTTCTTAGATGGAATCGGTAACGGATTTGGCTACGGTTTGATTTTGGTAATCGTCTCGATGATACGAGAATTATTTGGTTCAGGCGAATTAATGGGCTTTCGGGTGATACCTGAATCAGTTTATGCTATGGGATATTTCAACAATAGCCTTGTTATCATGCCTCCTATGGCGTTAATCGTTGTGGGGATTTTAATCTGGGTGCAAAGAAGCCGAAACCAAAAACTAATTGAGTCGAAGTAATTGAACACAATAAATTAAAAAAATATGGACACGAATTTCACTAATTATAACAAATGAGATGAGTTATAAAAATTTACACTAATGCTAAAAATTAACTAATACTATTTGCCTAAGGCAGATTCGTGAAATTTTAAAAAAGTTAGTTTTTGTGTAAATTAGTCTAATTCGTGTTTAAAATACATATAATTCAACATTAACGAGATTTAAAAATTTCATCATGGAGCACATCAATATTTTTATAAAAGCAATTTTTATTGAGAACATGATATTTGCCTATTTTCTAGGTATGTGTTCGTATTTGGCTATTTCCAAAACAGTAAAAAGTGCAGTAGGATTAGGACTTGCGGTAACCTTTGTTTTATTAATATCAGTACCTGTATGTTATCTTTTAGAGAAATTCATATTAAAAGCCGGAGCCTTACAGTGGTTATCATCCGACTTTGTGAATGTAGATCTTAGCTTTTTAAGTTTTATTATGTTTATCGCAACCATTGCTTCTATTGTACAATTAGTCGAAATGATTGTTGAAAAATTTGCACCTGCGTTATATACATCATTAGGGATATTCCTCCCTCTTATAGCCGTGAATTGCTCTATACTAGGCGGTGCTTTATTCATGCAAGAAAGAGAGTATGCTAGCTTAGGC is from Flavobacterium sp. NG2 and encodes:
- a CDS encoding NADH:ubiquinone reductase (Na(+)-transporting) subunit D codes for the protein MSKETIAVPAKTKKVKEPLFSQKNKRLLYDPLNDNNPITVQVLGICSALAVTVKMKPSIVMALAVIVVCAFSNVIISIIRNIIPNRIRIIVQLTVVAAMVILVDQFLKAFVFDVSKQLSVFVGLIITNCIIMGRLEAFAMSNKPWPAFLDGIGNGFGYGLILVIVSMIRELFGSGELMGFRVIPESVYAMGYFNNSLVIMPPMALIVVGILIWVQRSRNQKLIESK
- the nqrE gene encoding NADH:ubiquinone reductase (Na(+)-transporting) subunit E produces the protein MEHINIFIKAIFIENMIFAYFLGMCSYLAISKTVKSAVGLGLAVTFVLLISVPVCYLLEKFILKAGALQWLSSDFVNVDLSFLSFIMFIATIASIVQLVEMIVEKFAPALYTSLGIFLPLIAVNCSILGGALFMQEREYASLGEATVFGFGSGVGWFLAIVALSAIREKLRYSNVPGPLRGLGITFILTGLMAIAFMSFMGISL
- the nqrC gene encoding NADH:ubiquinone reductase (Na(+)-transporting) subunit C, producing the protein MDKDSNKATFLFSSVMVVVIAILLSVTAISLAPYQEKNIRIEKMKNILTSVSIATETAKTESAFNQYITKQIVLNNKGEEVTGSVTAFDIDLKKELDKAKTGKTNEQLFPLFICNKDGKSFYIIPVRGKGLWGPIWGFISLESDMNTVYGASFGHKSETPGLGAEIETEKFQHQFVGKKIFDETGNFVSVTAIKGGAQPNNMHGVDAISGATITSKGVTEMFKRTLNNYIPYFKKQKTIAFTN